The following DNA comes from bacterium.
CTACGTCTTCTTGTTGCCCGGCCTGGCGGCGGGCGTATTCGCCTGCTTCCGGGGCGGTCGCCTGCGCGAACGCCTTCCCATCCTCGTCTATCCTGCGATCTTCGTCGTGATCCTCGCGCTCACCCACTTCGACTTGCATCGCTACCGGGAGACATTCTCTCCAGCACTCTTCATCCTGATGGCGGGTGGTCTACGAGCGGGGGTCGGAGTCGTCACCCTGATCACCGTGTACGGTGGATTGCTCTTGATCGCTGCTGCCGTCTATCTGCGCTGAGGGCGTGCGGGGCAGCCATCATCGTCCATTCCGGTTGAGGCTCGTACCATCCGCGACATCGTCCACCGCACGCTTCGAAACTTCGGTGCCCTGACGGGCGCCCAGGTCGCTGCGCGACTGCTCAACTTCGTCCTCCTGGCCGGCCTCGCCCGCTCTCTGGGCAGCGAAGGCGTGGGTGGTTATGCCACCGCAGTCTCTGTGGCCCTCGCCTTCTTGCTGCTATCCGACCTCGGACTGAGCCCGCGATTGGTACGGGATGCAAGTGCAGATCCGGAACAGGCAGTGGCTCTGTTCAGGGAGTCCTTGGGGCTGAAGCTGATCCTGCTCGTTCCCGCGGCGCTGGCCATCATCGCCGGCGGGCTGTGGCTTCCGTATCCGGCTGAGCTGCGACAGCTGGTCGTGCTGATGGGTCTGGCCGCCATTCTCCAATCCTTCGGCCAACTGAACGAGGCTCTGCTGCGATCCCGCGAAACGATGCACTGGGAGGCGCTCGGCGCGTTGCTGCAATCGCTGCTGACTACGCTCCTGGCGCTCGTAGCGATCGGTCTGGGCTTCTCGCTTTTTTGGGTCGGCGTCGCGCGCATCCTCGGTGCGGCAGCAAACCTGGCACTCAGCTCTTTCGTCGTCCGCCGCGACCTGCGCCCGCGGATGCCTGCGGACGCGTTGCCCACCCTCCGCTCGGCTCTGCCCTACATGGCCACCGCCAGCATGAACCTGGCCTACGGGCAGATCGATGTAGCGCTGCTCTCTCTCGTGGCGACACAAAATCAGGTAGGCGAGTACGCGATGATCTCCCGCATCGTCCTGGTGGCCGGTACCTTTGCCTCGACGGGTGCTGCTTCCTTTCTCCCCGCCCTGGCGCGCAGCTTCACGACGGCAGCCGCGAACTTCCGCAGGATGGCCGGGACCGCCGTGGGTGTAGCAGCCGGCCTCGGGGCTTTCGGATCGGCTGCACTCGCGTTCCTGGGCCCTTGGTTGCTGGTTGTGGCCTACGGCGAGGGGTTCGCCACTCTCGAGCCACTCTTCCTGGCGGCTACGGCCTACGTCTTGTTCCGCTTCCTGTCGGCCGCCCTGGGGTTGGTCCTGACCGCATCGGGGCGCCAATCCGCCCGCGCCAGATCGATCTTCATAGGCCTGATCGCAACCCTGGTGCTGGTACTCGGTTGCGTCCCGATCTGGGGAGTGGCAGGCGCAGTCGGCGCGTTGGTCGGCAGCGAGATGATCCTGGTCGCTTGCCTTGTCGCCAGCACCGTCCCGCTCCTACGAGAACTCCCAGACCCGATGCGCTGAGGGAAGGAAATCAGTCGGACGAAGCAGTCGGGCCTGTGTCCGGCCCGGCACTCTCCAGGATCGAGTCCAGCGTGACCGCCTCGCCCGTGCGAATCGACTCCTGAATCGCAAAGGTACAGGCAGAAACGCCTGCAATCTCCGCGGAAGAGAAAGGAGCAGGCTTGCCTGCCCGCAGCGCGGCCACCACTTCTCGAATCGCGGTTTCTTGACCCTTGTCCTGGTTCAGGGTCCGGTAGCGCTTCCGGCCGCTGATCTCAGTGGTGCGATAGTTCTCGCAACGTGCAGTGCGATCATCGCCCGAAACCTCGAAGCGCTCCTTCGGAAGGTCGGCGGAAGCATGGGCCAGGTACTCGATGACTGCGGTGGAGCCATCGGGAAACGAAAGCAGGATCGTCGTCGAATCGTCCTGATCCGGCTGCCTTCCAAGGGCTCGGGCGTACACACTTGTCGGAAGATCTCCGACCAGGAAGACACACAGATCCACGAAGTGACAGACTTCTCCGATGATCCGCCCTCCGCCTTCGGCCCGATCTACGATCCAGGTTCCAACCGGTGTAGGGCCAGCCGCAACCATGTAGCGAATTGCAAGGGGCCCACTTCGGCCCTCGAACGCTGAGCGGATCTGACGCGCATGCGAGGAAAATCGCCGGTTGTAGCCAAGAACCAGGAATCCATCCGTCTCGTCGTTCGCAACCACCAGATCGCACACATCACTCGGAGAGAGCCCTGCCGGTTTTTCGAGCCACACGGCCTTGCCCGCCCTGAGCGCACGTGCACCCAGATCGGCGTGGGAATCGTGTCGGGTCGCGATCACGACGAGATCCGTATCCGAATCTTCGAGCACTGCATCCACATCCGTGCCACAGGCCTCGAAATCGAATTTCTCGGCGGTTCGCCTCGCCGAGGGCCCGGTCGCGGCCACGATCTGCACGCGCTGCAAGCCAGAGGTCGAACTCAGCGCCGGGAGCAACACACCGCGCGCATAGGCCCCTGCTCCGAGCATGGATATGCCCAGGGAATCGCGACTCGTGGCCCTGGCTGTCGACGAGAGGCGCAGCGTTCGCTGCCGCTCGGAGGGCGCGTCGTAGCGGAACACCACGGCCAATCCCCGCCTCTCCCCGGACGCCAGTTCCTCGTAGGCATTCGCCGCTTCCGAGAACGGCACCTGCTCGGTATTCAGCATCCCGGGATCGATCGCTCCACTGGCTGCCAGGGCGAGAAAGGACTGAAGATTCCGGTTCTCGGTCCAACGCACGTAGGGCAACGGATAGTCGAGGCCCACCTCTTCGTAGCTGCGGTCATAGCGACCTGGCCCGTAAGAAGTACTCATGCGCAGCTCGAGCTCCTTGTCATACGCCGTTCGGCGCTCGAGGTCGAGAGGCATCATGCCGACGACGACCACGCGCCCCTTGTGTCGACATAGCTCCGAAGCCATATGCAGCGGGGCCGCGGTCGCGGCACCTGCCGTCACCATCGCAAAGTCGACTCCGTACCCGAAGGTCTCCGCATCCTTCCAGGTCGCCGGCAAGTCCCCGACCCGGTACACCCATTCCGCCCCCTGTTGTCTGGTCTCCTCGATCCGAACCGGATCAAGATCCAGACCCAGCACCCGGCAGCCGTTCGCGCGCAGCAGCTGCGTGCAGATCTGTCCGATCAGCCCGAGCCCCACCACTGCGACGATTTCGCCGAGGGCCGGCTGAGCCACGCGAACACCCTGCATCGCGATTGCACCGAGGGTCGCAAAGGCCGCCTTCTCGAGCGGCACTTCGTCGGGCACCCGCGCAAGCAGGTTCTCGGGAACCACGATCCACTCGGCGTGGTTTGCATATCCGGCGCCCGCGCAAGCCACGCGATCACCAATCTCGAAATCGCTCACTCCGGGCCCGACCGCTTCGACGACGCCGGCGGTCGAGTAACCCAAAGGCTGAGGGGCGTCCAAGCGGGTCGTCACGGTGCGATAGGTCGCCTGAGGTCCTTCGTGCTGAATCTTGCGCACGACCTGCTTCACGAGGTCCGGGCGGGAGCGAGCCTTCTGAAGCAGGGATTTCCGGGCGAAATCCATCATCAACTTTTCCGTACCCGGCGACATGACCGAGAACGCGTTCCGGATCCGCACTTGGCCGGAGCGAACCGTGGGCTCGGGCACCTCTACGAGTTCGAGCTCCCCGGATCGCGCACTCTGGAGAATCTGCTTCATGGGATGACGGTCTCGCTGGCTGTTTTCTAGAAAGTGATGCCCCGCGGGGCGGCGGACGCTAGCAGACGGCTGGACGTCGAGCGACCAGCCGCTCCGGCGTATCGAGCCACTCCAGCCAGTGCTTGAACCCTTTGGGGTCTGGGGGGTTCTGACGATGGTTCGGGCTGCCACGCCGATTCCCTGGAGGAGCTTCGCTAGCCTGCCGAGTTCCCCCGCCATCACCTCGAGGATTCCTTGCAACCGACGCTTGTCATCTTCATCGACGGCCTTCCTTTCGACCAGCTCGAGCACATGCCGTTTGCACGGACCTTTCCGGGGCGTGCCCGATTGATCCCCGGGCTTGGCTACAGCGTCAACTGCCAAACGGCGTTGTTCACAGGGAAGACTCCCGACGAGCTGGGCTTCTGGTGCGAATGGAGCGTCTCTCCGGAAACCTCACCTTTTTGGCTATGGCGCCACCTGTTTCGCCTCCTCTCCCCTCTCGAGTGGTTCTACCCCGCGAAACGCGTATTCCACAAGATCATCGACAAGTTGGCGCCGGTCTCGTACACGAAGAACATCCCGATCCCCTACCTCGCGACATTCGATGAAACGGGGCATTCGGTATTCGATCCGCCTTTCGACCAGCCTTCGCTCCTCGACCATCCGCAGCTGACCAAGTTCATCCACCACGATTTCACACCCGGCCCAGACCGGGATGCTCGGATCGCAGCGGCCGCCCGGGCTTTTCTCGACGAGCACGATCAACCCGGCTCCGTCCTGCTCACGTTGGTCGGAATCGACTCGTGTTCCCACTGGGAGGGGGTCGGATCGGACCCCTACCAGAAGGAACTCGCCGAGAATGATGGGTACATCCGAGAACTCTCCGAGCGCTTTCTCGCCAAAGAGAAGGACGGGCTCGTGCTCGTCGTATCGGATCATGGGATGACCAACATCGAAACGACCGTCTCGATCGATCTCGAGGGACAGTTCGGCTCCCCTGCCCTGGATCGCTACAGCTACTTCAGTGAGGCAACCTTGTTGCGGGTCTGGATCCATGACCAGGAACTGCGGGGTCCCATGGCCGCCTACCTCGATTCCCAGGAGGGAATCGAACGACTCACCGAAGCGGGACGAGACGAATTCGGGCTCACGAACGAATCGTTCGGCGACCTGATCTACCATACACCCGAAACGATTCAGATCGTGCCGAGCTTCTGGGGACCCAAGCCCTCCCGTGGCATGCATGGGCACCATCCCCGATACCGCGGCCAGCACGGGATCTGTTTGAGTTCCGACTCGGAGCTATTCGGGGATGATGCTCGCGCTCGGGATTTCTACCGGGTCCTGGCCGCGCGTTTCGAGAGCGATAGTGTGGCCGCAGCTTCTTCCCGAAACGAAATGCTCCCGTGATTCGCCGCCGGACCATATTCGCCATCTCGAGTGCCAGTACTTCTATCCTCGCCCTGCTGGGCTGCGCAACCATCGCGCTCGCAGCCAGTGATCCGATCATCCTGGTGAGTCCCGAGATCGACCACCACGACAGGATCGAAGCCATCGCGACGCGACTGATCCCAAGACCAGGGGTATTCCGCGTGGATCTCGAGCGAAGTGGTGGCCAGGGAAGCCGCGACTGGTACCCGGCCTTCGGTGCACCCCGCACGGTTCCGCTCGGAGCCGGCCTGGTCGTGCTGGAGAACGCCCCAGCAAGCGCGTTGGCACGCTTGAAGGACCCGACGGGCCGCCCTTTCGATGAGGCATTGGTGGGCTGGGTCGAGAGCGGGCATCGTCTCCTGATCGTCGGTGGAAGCCCGAGCCTGGAGAGCTATGCCGGGACGCGCCTCGAGGCTCTGATGGGTTTCTCCCCGGCCGCGGAGCCGGGCGGCTTCCGAAAGCGCAACCGTTCGAAGATCCGCGGCCCGGATTTCGGCCGCGGCCACGTCGACCGACTCCACGAAGGCGTCGTAACCTCGGCGCGGGTTCGCCTGTGGGCGGGCAACCGCCCCTTCGTGTTGGAGAACCGGATCGGCGCAGGTACGGTGACCGTCGTGCTGTCGGGTGCTCAGGGCCAGCTCCGAGCGGACGGCCCTGAAGATCCGGAAGAGTGGTTCGCGTCGGAAACCTGGGCAGATTTCCTGCGGGCAGAAGTCGAGTTGGCGAGCAAGAAACCCCTCTCGCTCGGGCCGGAACCCAGCGCAGCACCTGCGGTTCCGGCGCCGACACGCGACTCTTTCGATATCCGCTATTTCGCGATCGGATCCCACCCCTATCCATTCGCACTTGCACCGGGCGAAGCATGGGATCGCGCGGCGGAGCTTCGCAACCTCGGCTTTACGAGTGTCATCTTGAAGGCACACCCACGCCGACCGAGAGACGACCTGCAGGCCTTGGGCGAGATCGCTCGAGCCGGTCTGCAGATCGTCTACTACCACTCCCTTGTGAGAAAGTCCGGAAAGGAACGCTTCGAGGACCTGGGCACACCTCCCCGCGGCCTTGGCTTCAATGGCGAAGACATGGGTTGGGACATCCACGACACCCGTTTCAGGAAGGGCTTGGCGCGGTTACTCGACGACCGGCCTGGGGTGACAGGCCTACCTCTGCGTGCCGTCCAAGTAGTCGAAGAATTCCAGGACGGCGGAATGACCAGCCCCTCTCTACAAGATGTCGTAAGGGCCCATGGACTCCGAGGCGACGAGAAGCCCGGAGACCCCAGGTGGATCGAACTCCAAGCCCTACGCGCCGATGCGACCCGGGAGACCTTCGATGGCTTCCGAGCGATAGCCCGCCACCTTTTCCCGGGGCTTCCGCAATCGACCTACTGGCCCGCGTCCTACTGGTACCGACCCGATGACTACACCTACCGCCTCTCGGCCCTGGCCGGTGCCGTCGATGAAATATTCGCTCCAGGCTACGGCTACGCATACGAAAGACGCGGGGGAGGCCCTGCCTCCGTCCGGCGTTCGGCATCCGAGGCCTGGTCCGCACTCCAATATTCTCCGGC
Coding sequences within:
- a CDS encoding oligosaccharide flippase family protein; translated protein: MGGYATAVSVALAFLLLSDLGLSPRLVRDASADPEQAVALFRESLGLKLILLVPAALAIIAGGLWLPYPAELRQLVVLMGLAAILQSFGQLNEALLRSRETMHWEALGALLQSLLTTLLALVAIGLGFSLFWVGVARILGAAANLALSSFVVRRDLRPRMPADALPTLRSALPYMATASMNLAYGQIDVALLSLVATQNQVGEYAMISRIVLVAGTFASTGAASFLPALARSFTTAAANFRRMAGTAVGVAAGLGAFGSAALAFLGPWLLVVAYGEGFATLEPLFLAATAYVLFRFLSAALGLVLTASGRQSARARSIFIGLIATLVLVLGCVPIWGVAGAVGALVGSEMILVACLVASTVPLLRELPDPMR
- a CDS encoding Gfo/Idh/MocA family oxidoreductase produces the protein MKQILQSARSGELELVEVPEPTVRSGQVRIRNAFSVMSPGTEKLMMDFARKSLLQKARSRPDLVKQVVRKIQHEGPQATYRTVTTRLDAPQPLGYSTAGVVEAVGPGVSDFEIGDRVACAGAGYANHAEWIVVPENLLARVPDEVPLEKAAFATLGAIAMQGVRVAQPALGEIVAVVGLGLIGQICTQLLRANGCRVLGLDLDPVRIEETRQQGAEWVYRVGDLPATWKDAETFGYGVDFAMVTAGAATAAPLHMASELCRHKGRVVVVGMMPLDLERRTAYDKELELRMSTSYGPGRYDRSYEEVGLDYPLPYVRWTENRNLQSFLALAASGAIDPGMLNTEQVPFSEAANAYEELASGERRGLAVVFRYDAPSERQRTLRLSSTARATSRDSLGISMLGAGAYARGVLLPALSSTSGLQRVQIVAATGPSARRTAEKFDFEACGTDVDAVLEDSDTDLVVIATRHDSHADLGARALRAGKAVWLEKPAGLSPSDVCDLVVANDETDGFLVLGYNRRFSSHARQIRSAFEGRSGPLAIRYMVAAGPTPVGTWIVDRAEGGGRIIGEVCHFVDLCVFLVGDLPTSVYARALGRQPDQDDSTTILLSFPDGSTAVIEYLAHASADLPKERFEVSGDDRTARCENYRTTEISGRKRYRTLNQDKGQETAIREVVAALRAGKPAPFSSAEIAGVSACTFAIQESIRTGEAVTLDSILESAGPDTGPTASSD